In Pollutimonas sp. M17, a single genomic region encodes these proteins:
- a CDS encoding CobW family GTP-binding protein, producing MKAAIDTGKMVPVTILTGFLGAGKTTLLKRILTEYHGRRIAVIENEFGPESIDNDLLVQDSEEEIVELSNGCVCCTVRGDLMRTLNELRVKRQAGQLNFERVIIETTGMANPGPVCQTFFMDDEIADYYRLDAVITVVDAKHGMETLDKQEESQKQIGFADRILISKKDLVNEADYQALRARIVRINPRASITPVNFGETDLKSLLDISGFNLNTILDIDPDFLADEHPDAAHDHGHDHGHDHDHDHDHEGECGAHCGHHHDHHHAHHDDEIGAFVFRSNKAFDPERLEEFLGGIVQVYGPDLLRYKGILYLKGINRRMLFQGVHMMMGAEPGKPWLSGEKPNTKMVFIGRKLPQEIFTRGLEQCLV from the coding sequence CGCAGGAAAAACCACCCTGCTCAAGCGCATTCTGACCGAGTATCACGGGCGCCGCATTGCCGTCATCGAAAACGAATTCGGGCCGGAAAGCATCGACAACGACCTGCTGGTGCAAGACAGCGAAGAGGAAATCGTCGAACTGAGCAACGGCTGCGTATGCTGCACGGTGCGCGGCGATCTCATGCGCACGCTCAACGAGCTGCGCGTCAAGCGCCAGGCCGGTCAGTTGAATTTCGAACGCGTCATCATCGAGACCACCGGCATGGCCAATCCCGGTCCCGTCTGCCAGACTTTCTTCATGGACGACGAGATCGCCGACTACTACCGGCTGGACGCCGTGATCACCGTGGTCGACGCCAAGCACGGCATGGAAACGCTGGACAAGCAGGAAGAATCGCAGAAGCAGATCGGCTTCGCCGACCGGATCCTCATTTCCAAGAAAGACCTGGTCAACGAAGCGGACTACCAGGCGCTGCGCGCGCGCATCGTGCGCATCAACCCGCGCGCATCGATAACACCGGTCAATTTCGGCGAAACCGACCTGAAATCGCTGCTGGACATCAGTGGCTTCAACCTGAACACCATACTGGACATCGACCCGGACTTCCTGGCCGATGAACATCCCGACGCCGCGCACGACCACGGCCATGACCATGGCCACGACCATGATCATGATCATGACCACGAAGGCGAATGCGGAGCCCATTGCGGACACCATCACGATCATCATCATGCGCATCACGACGATGAAATCGGCGCTTTCGTGTTCCGCTCGAACAAAGCCTTCGACCCGGAGCGGCTCGAAGAATTCCTGGGCGGCATCGTCCAGGTGTACGGCCCCGACCTGCTCCGCTACAAAGGCATACTGTATTTAAAAGGAATCAACCGCCGCATGCTGTTCCAGGGCGTCCACATGATGATGGGCGCCGAACCTGGAAAACCGTGGCTATCCGGCGAAAAGCCTAATACCAAAATGGTGTTCATAGGCCGTAAACTTCCCCAGGAGATCTTCACCAGGGGTCTGGAACAATGCTTGGTCTGA
- the hslV gene encoding ATP-dependent protease subunit HslV, translating into MEQFHATTIICVRRGNDVALGGDGQVTLGNIVIKGTARKIRRLYQDKILAGFAGATADAFTLQERFEAKLEKHQGNLMRAAVELTKDWRTDRVLRRLEAMLIVADKEHTLVLTGNGDVLEPEHGLAAIGSGGAYAQSAALALLQNTDMAPADIVKKSLEIAGDLCIYTNQNHIVETL; encoded by the coding sequence ATGGAACAATTTCACGCCACCACCATCATTTGTGTCCGCCGCGGCAACGACGTCGCCCTGGGCGGAGACGGCCAGGTCACCCTGGGCAATATCGTCATCAAAGGCACGGCGCGCAAAATACGCCGCCTGTATCAGGACAAGATCCTGGCCGGCTTTGCCGGCGCCACGGCCGACGCATTCACCCTGCAGGAACGCTTCGAGGCAAAACTGGAGAAGCACCAGGGCAACCTGATGCGCGCCGCCGTGGAACTGACCAAGGACTGGCGCACCGACCGCGTGCTGCGCCGCCTGGAAGCCATGCTGATCGTGGCCGACAAGGAGCACACCCTGGTCCTGACCGGCAACGGCGACGTGCTGGAGCCCGAGCACGGCCTGGCGGCCATCGGCTCCGGCGGCGCCTATGCGCAGTCCGCCGCATTGGCCCTGCTGCAGAACACCGATATGGCGCCCGCCGACATCGTCAAGAAGTCGCTGGAGATCGCAGGCGACCTGTGCATCTACACCAACCAGAACCACATCGTCGAAACACTCTGA
- a CDS encoding copper-binding protein, which yields MQFTNRQGMRALAAALALTSFYSVSAQAQEASASGEVRRVDAAAGKVTIKHGAISDLQLPAMTLVYRIDPALLAGIQPGDKVKFTARREGGQYVIIEISK from the coding sequence ATGCAATTCACGAATCGGCAAGGCATGCGGGCGCTGGCGGCGGCCCTGGCGCTGACTTCGTTCTACTCGGTTTCCGCGCAGGCCCAGGAGGCCAGCGCATCGGGCGAGGTGCGCCGTGTGGATGCGGCGGCCGGCAAGGTCACCATCAAGCACGGCGCGATCTCCGATTTGCAGTTGCCCGCCATGACGCTGGTCTACCGGATCGATCCCGCGCTGCTGGCGGGCATACAGCCGGGCGACAAGGTGAAGTTCACCGCCAGGCGCGAAGGCGGGCAGTACGTGATTATCGAGATCTCCAAGTAA
- the dksA gene encoding RNA polymerase-binding protein DksA, with the protein MASKSAAAKNQPRLLTEKELLAMPESDYMNQDQLAFFRNRLKELEQEILNNADATTENLRETQFVPDPADRATIEEEHALELRTRDRERKLLKKVQQSITLIDSGEYGWCEETGEPIGIARLLARPTATLSLEAQERREMRQKLYGD; encoded by the coding sequence ATGGCAAGCAAATCAGCCGCCGCAAAAAACCAGCCGCGTTTGCTGACAGAGAAAGAGTTGTTGGCAATGCCTGAATCCGACTACATGAATCAGGATCAGCTCGCTTTTTTCAGGAACCGACTGAAAGAGCTTGAACAGGAAATCCTGAACAATGCCGACGCCACCACCGAGAACCTGCGCGAAACGCAGTTCGTGCCGGATCCGGCCGACCGAGCGACGATCGAGGAAGAGCACGCGCTGGAACTGCGCACTCGCGACCGCGAGCGCAAGCTCCTGAAAAAAGTGCAACAGTCTATTACCTTGATCGACTCCGGCGAATACGGCTGGTGCGAGGAAACAGGCGAGCCCATAGGCATCGCGCGCCTGCTGGCACGTCCTACCGCCACGCTGTCGCTGGAAGCCCAGGAACGCCGCGAAATGCGCCAGAAGCTGTACGGCGACTGA
- the hslU gene encoding ATP-dependent protease ATPase subunit HslU: MSATTMTPGEIVSELDKNIVGQDRAKRSVAVALRNRWRRQQVPEPLRNEIVPKNILMIGPTGVGKTEIARRLAKLANAPFIKIEATKFTEVGYVGRDVDTIIRDLVEISVKQTRDVEMRRVRTQAEDAAEDRILDVLVSPSRNASGEPEREENTARQTFRKRLREGKLDDMQIEIEVAQAAPQMEIMAPPGMEEMTEQLKGMFAGLGRDKKKSRKMSVKEAFKLLTEEEAGRRINEEDLRTVAVANAEQNGIVFLDEIDKIATRQEHSGGDVSRQGVQRDLLPLVEGTTVNTKYGVVRTDHILFIASGAFHLSRPSDLIPELQGRFPIRVELDSLTAQDFVRILCETDSSLTKQYKALLGTEDVTLDFTDEGIQRLAELAFDVNERTENIGARRLYTVMEKLLEDLSFDATASSGQTVVIDAAYVNAKLEEAASSQDLARYVL; this comes from the coding sequence ATGTCTGCCACCACCATGACCCCCGGGGAAATCGTCTCCGAACTCGACAAGAACATCGTCGGACAAGACCGCGCCAAGCGTTCCGTGGCGGTCGCCCTGCGCAACCGCTGGCGCCGCCAGCAGGTGCCCGAGCCGCTGCGCAACGAGATCGTGCCCAAGAACATACTCATGATCGGGCCCACCGGCGTCGGCAAGACCGAGATCGCACGGCGCCTGGCCAAGCTGGCCAACGCCCCCTTCATCAAGATCGAAGCCACCAAATTCACCGAAGTCGGCTATGTCGGCCGCGACGTCGACACCATCATCCGGGATCTGGTCGAAATCTCGGTCAAGCAGACGCGCGACGTCGAAATGCGCCGCGTGCGCACCCAGGCGGAAGACGCCGCCGAAGACCGCATCCTCGACGTCCTGGTGTCGCCGTCCCGCAATGCCAGCGGCGAACCCGAGCGCGAAGAAAACACGGCGCGCCAGACCTTCCGCAAACGCCTGCGCGAAGGCAAGCTGGACGACATGCAGATCGAGATCGAAGTCGCCCAGGCCGCTCCGCAAATGGAGATCATGGCCCCGCCCGGCATGGAGGAAATGACCGAACAGTTGAAAGGCATGTTCGCCGGTCTGGGCCGCGACAAGAAGAAGTCGCGGAAAATGTCGGTCAAGGAAGCCTTCAAGCTGCTGACCGAAGAAGAAGCCGGCCGCCGCATCAACGAGGAAGACCTGCGCACCGTGGCCGTGGCCAACGCCGAGCAGAACGGCATCGTCTTCCTGGATGAGATCGACAAGATCGCCACCCGGCAGGAACACTCCGGCGGCGACGTTTCGCGCCAGGGCGTGCAGCGCGACCTGCTGCCGCTGGTCGAAGGCACCACCGTCAACACCAAGTACGGCGTGGTCCGCACCGACCATATCCTGTTCATCGCCTCGGGCGCCTTCCACCTGTCGCGCCCCTCCGACCTGATTCCCGAATTGCAGGGCCGCTTTCCCATACGCGTCGAACTCGACTCGCTGACCGCCCAGGACTTCGTGCGCATACTGTGCGAGACCGACTCGTCGCTGACCAAGCAGTACAAGGCTTTGTTGGGAACCGAGGACGTTACGCTGGACTTCACCGACGAGGGCATACAGCGTCTGGCCGAACTGGCCTTCGATGTGAACGAACGCACCGAAAACATCGGCGCGCGGCGCCTGTACACCGTCATGGAAAAGCTGCTGGAAGACCTGTCGTTCGACGCCACCGCCAGCAGCGGCCAGACCGTCGTCATCGATGCCGCCTACGTCAATGCCAAGCTGGAGGAAGCAGCCAGCAGCCAGGACCTGGCGCGCTACGTGCTATAG